A window of the Zeugodacus cucurbitae isolate PBARC_wt_2022May chromosome 4, idZeuCucr1.2, whole genome shotgun sequence genome harbors these coding sequences:
- the LOC105221025 gene encoding alpha-tocopherol transfer protein-like: protein MKHPIEQLADAELTESMLKIAKRELREDKCSREQSLEQMRNWVLKHEDLRNVRLDDQFLLRFLRCKKFSVPMAQQTLLKYLNVRRTFPHMSTKLDFLDQKLNDIISSGYIFASPNRDKNGRRVVVINAKGFNPKLYNSSDQARAHFLTYECLMEDQASQICGLVHVGDFSGVTTAHVTNWNPTEFARVFKWSEQSLPLRHKEIHLVNVPATLKWLIDFVKGRVSSKIRNRLTLYTQDKELAKHVDPACLPQELGGRMPLKAMVELWKEELLSKRDTILNLDKIALLSDRGILRKSNYSSEKNSNGMNFVSQIESIEGSFRKLEFD, encoded by the coding sequence ATGAAGCACCCCATCGAACAACTCGCGGATGCCGAGCTAACGGAAAGCATGCTGAAGATTGCGAAACGCGAACTGCGTGAAGATAAATGCTCGCGGGAACAAAGTTTGGAACAAATGCGCAACTGGGTATTGAAACACGAAGACTTGCGAAATGTGCGACTCGACGATCAATTTCTATTACGCTTCCTGCGTTGCAAAAAGTTCAGCGTACCCATGGCCCAGCAGACACTACTCAAATACCTGAATGTACGACGCACTTTCCCGCATATGAGCACAAAGCTGGACTTTCTAGATCAAAAGTTGAATGATATTATCAGCAGCGGTTACATTTTCGCCTCACCGAATCGTGACAAGAACGGACGTCGTGTTGTGGTAATCAATGCCAAAGGTTTCAATCCAAAACTCTACAACAGCAGCGATCAAGCGCGTGCACATTTCCTCACCTACGAGTGCCTGATGGAAGATCAAGCCTCACAAATTTGTGGACTTGTGCACGTCGGTGACTTTTCCGGCGTCACCACAGCACACGTGACCAATTGGAATCCAACCGAATTTGCGCGCGTCTTCAAGTGGAGCGAACAATCGCTACCGTTGCGACACAAAGAGATTCATTTGGTTAATGTGCCGGCGACACTCAAATGGTTGATCGATTTCGTAAAGGGGCGTGTCAGTTCGAAAATACGCAATCGCCTGACGCTCTACACACAAGACAAAGAGTTGGCCAAACATGTTGATCCAGCTTGCCTGCCACAAGAATTGGGCGGTCGAATGCCGCTCAAAGCGATGGTTGAACTGTGGAAAGAGGAATTGCTCTCGAAGCGCGATACAATACTCAACTTGGATAAGATTGCGCTATTAAGCGATCGCGGTATATTGCGTAAGAGTAACTACAGTAGCGAGAAAAACAGCAACGGTATGAATTTCGTGTCGCAGATCGAGTCGATTGAGGGCAGTTTTCGAAAATTGGAGTTCGACTAG